One window of Apteryx mantelli isolate bAptMan1 chromosome 8, bAptMan1.hap1, whole genome shotgun sequence genomic DNA carries:
- the ECHDC2 gene encoding enoyl-CoA hydratase domain-containing protein 2, mitochondrial isoform X3, whose amino-acid sequence MACIAEILMNRPHARNSLGKVFVNELFSALERLRFDEKVRVVVFKSEVKGVFCAGADLKEREKMDDAEVGLFVKRLRNLMDEIAALPVPTIAAIDGYALGGGLELALACDLRVAASSAKMGLIETTRGLLPGAGGTQRLPRCVGVGLAKELIFTGRQIDGHQAFSMGLVNHTVPQNDEGDAAYQRALTLAKEILPQAPVAVKMGKLAINRGIEVDIASGMAIEGMCYAQNIPTRDRQEGMAAFREKRPPRFIGK is encoded by the exons ATGGCTT GTATTGCTGAAATCCTAATGAACCGACCCCACGCAAGAAATTCATTGGGAAAAGTATTTGTAAATGAA CTGTTCAGTGCTCTGGAACGTCTCCGCTTCGATGAGAAGGTTCGTGTGGTGGTGTTCAAAAGTGAAGTTAAAGGTGTATTTTGTGCTG GTGCAGACCTAAAGGAACGTGAAAAGATGGATGACGCAGAAGTCGGGCTCTTTGTTAAAAGGCTGAGAAATCTCATGgatgaaatag CTGCACTGCCTGTACCCACGATTGCTGCAATAGATGGCTATGCTTTGGGTGGTGGACTGGAACTGGCGTTGGCTTGTGACCTTCGAGTAGCAG cttCATCAGCTAAAATGGGCCTTATTGAGACCACAAGAGGGCTTCTTCCTGGAGCAG GTGGAACCCAGCGCTTGCCCAGATGTGTTGGAGTAGGCCTTGCAAAGGAGCTCATTTTCACGGGTAGACAGATTGATGGACACCAGGCCTTCTCGATGGGCTTAGTAAATCACACAGTGCCACAGAATGATGAGGGCGATGCAGCTTACCAGAGAGCATTAACTTTGGCTAAAGAAATCCTTCCTCAG gctcCAGTTGCTGTGAAAATGGGAAAACTGGCAATAAACAGAGGAATAGAg GTTGACATTGCGTCAGGGATGGCTATCGAGGGGATGTGTTACGCCCAG aatatTCCCACGAGAGACCGTCAGGAAGGGATGGCTGCCTTCAGGGAGAAAAGACCACCTCGGTTTATTGGCAAATAA
- the ECHDC2 gene encoding enoyl-CoA hydratase domain-containing protein 2, mitochondrial isoform X2 — protein MMRLGRAGARALRGPLRWGPGGAAPARGAEVLVGAPGGESGGIAEILMNRPHARNSLGKVFVNELFSALERLRFDEKVRVVVFKSEVKGVFCAGADLKEREKMDDAEVGLFVKRLRNLMDEIAALPVPTIAAIDGYALGGGLELALACDLRVAASSAKMGLIETTRGLLPGAGGTQRLPRCVGVGLAKELIFTGRQIDGHQAFSMGLVNHTVPQNDEGDAAYQRALTLAKEILPQAPVAVKMGKLAINRGIEMLALQF, from the exons ATGATGCggctggggcgggcgggggcccgggcgctgcgcgggccgCTGCGCtgggggcccggcggggccgcgccggcgcggggcgcggaggtGCTGGTGGGCGCGCCCGGCGGGGAGAGCGGCG GTATTGCTGAAATCCTAATGAACCGACCCCACGCAAGAAATTCATTGGGAAAAGTATTTGTAAATGAA CTGTTCAGTGCTCTGGAACGTCTCCGCTTCGATGAGAAGGTTCGTGTGGTGGTGTTCAAAAGTGAAGTTAAAGGTGTATTTTGTGCTG GTGCAGACCTAAAGGAACGTGAAAAGATGGATGACGCAGAAGTCGGGCTCTTTGTTAAAAGGCTGAGAAATCTCATGgatgaaatag CTGCACTGCCTGTACCCACGATTGCTGCAATAGATGGCTATGCTTTGGGTGGTGGACTGGAACTGGCGTTGGCTTGTGACCTTCGAGTAGCAG cttCATCAGCTAAAATGGGCCTTATTGAGACCACAAGAGGGCTTCTTCCTGGAGCAG GTGGAACCCAGCGCTTGCCCAGATGTGTTGGAGTAGGCCTTGCAAAGGAGCTCATTTTCACGGGTAGACAGATTGATGGACACCAGGCCTTCTCGATGGGCTTAGTAAATCACACAGTGCCACAGAATGATGAGGGCGATGCAGCTTACCAGAGAGCATTAACTTTGGCTAAAGAAATCCTTCCTCAG gctcCAGTTGCTGTGAAAATGGGAAAACTGGCAATAAACAGAGGAATAGAg ATGTTAGCACTGCAGTTCTAA
- the SCP2 gene encoding sterol carrier protein 2 yields MPRRVFVVGVGMTQFVKPNEKDIDYPDLVKEAGQKALADAGIPYSAVEQACVGYVYGDSTCGQRAIYHGLGLTGIPIINVNNNCATGSTALFMARQLVEGDLADCVLALGFEKMAKGSLAFNFSDRTNPIDKHVELMINKYGLASAPIAPQFFASAGKEHMEKYGTNPEYFAKIAWKNHSHSTKNPYSQFQKEYTLDEVLHSRKIFDFLTVLQCCPTSNGAAAAILASEEFVKRHKLQPKAVEILAQVMTTDYPSTFEENSCLKMVGYDMTKKAAKKCFEKAGLKPEDVDVIELHDCFSVNEFITYEALGLCPEGRACDLIDRGDNTYGGKWVINPSGGLISKGHPLGATGLAQCAELCWQLRGLAGGRQVPGAKVALQHNLGLGGAAVVTLYGAAFPGGASDRRVVAMPLSAAVDGFKSHLVFKEIEKKLQEEGEHFVKKIGGIFAFKVKDGPDGKEATWIVDVKNGKGSVAVNSDKKADCTITMADADLLALMTGKMNPQTAFFQGKLKVSGNMGMAMKLQNLQLQPGKAKL; encoded by the exons atgccgcGCCGCGTGTTCGTGGTGGGCGTTGGCATGACGCAG TTTGTAAAGCCTAATGAGAAGGACATTGATTATCCTGACCTGGTAAAGGAAGCAG gccagaaggctTTAGCTGATGCTGGCATTCCTTATTCAGCAGTGGAGCAGGCATGCGTGGGTTATGTGTATG GTGACTCAACCTGTGGACAACGGGCCATCTATCATGGTTTGGGTTTAACTGGCATTCCTATCATTAATGTTAACAACAACTGTGCCACTGGATCTACTGCTTTATTCATGGCCAGGCAATTGGTAGAAGGAG atttggCAGATTGTGTTCTGGCACTTGGCTTTGAGAAGATGGCAAAGGGGTCCCTTGCTTTTAAC tttTCAGACAGAACTAACCCAATTGACAAACACGTGGAATTAATGATAAATAAATATGGCTTAGCCAGTGCTCCAATAGCACCTCAGTTTTTCGCAAGTGCTGGCAAAGAACATATGGAGAAGTATG ggACAAACCCAGAATACTTTGCAAAAATTGCATGGAAGAATCATAGCCATTCAACTAAGAATCC GTATTCCCAGTTCCAAAAGGAATATACATTAGATGAAGTTCTTCATTCTCGCAAAATTTTTGATTTCTTGACTGTCTTACAGTGTTG TCCAACATCAAATGGTGCTGCAGCTGCAATTTTGGCTAGCGAAGAGTTTGTGAAAAGGCACAAGTTGCAGCCAAAAGCTGTGGAAATTCTAGCCCAGGTGATGACTACTGATTATCCAAGCACATTTGAAGAGAACAGTTGTCTGAAGATG GTTGGCTATGATATGACTAAAAAAGCTGctaaaaaatgctttgaaaaagcaggctTAAAGCCTGAAGATGTTGATGTGATTGAACTCCATGATTGTTTCTCAGTTAATGAGTTCATTACCTATGAAGCCCTGGGACTCTGTCCAGAAG GAAGAGCATGTGACCTGATTGACAGAGGAGACAATACTTACGGAGGAAAATGGGTTATTAATCCTAGTGGTGGCTTGATTTCAAAGGGGCATCCACTTGGTGCTACAG GCCTGGCGCAGTGCGCCGAACTCTGCTGGCAGCTGCGCGGCCTGGCCGGCGGGAGGCAGGTCCCGGGGGCGAAGGTCGCGCTGCAGCACAACCTGGGCCTCGGCGGCGCCGCCGTGGTGACCCTCTACGGCGCGGCCTTCCCCGGAGGCGCCAG CGACCGCCGTGTTGTGGCTATGCCTCTCAGCGCAGCTGTTGATGGATTTAAGTCACATCTGGTCTTCAAAGAGATTGAAAAGAAGCTCCAAGAG GAAGGAGAgcactttgtaaagaaaataggtGGTATCTTTGCCTTCAAAGTAAAAGATGGTCCTGATGGGAAAGAAGCAACCTGGATAGTAGatgtgaaaaatggaaaagggtcTGTGGCTGTTAATTCAG ATAAGAAAGCTGATTGCACAATTACAATGGCTGATGCTGATTTGTTAGCTCTGATGACTGGCAAAATGAATCCTCAGACA gcTTTCTTTCAAGGAAAATTGAAGGTTTCTGGGAACATGGGCATGGCAATGAAACTTCAGAATCTACAACTTCAGCCAGGCAAAGCTAAACTTTGA
- the ECHDC2 gene encoding enoyl-CoA hydratase domain-containing protein 2, mitochondrial isoform X1 encodes MMRLGRAGARALRGPLRWGPGGAAPARGAEVLVGAPGGESGGIAEILMNRPHARNSLGKVFVNELFSALERLRFDEKVRVVVFKSEVKGVFCAGADLKEREKMDDAEVGLFVKRLRNLMDEIAALPVPTIAAIDGYALGGGLELALACDLRVAASSAKMGLIETTRGLLPGAGGTQRLPRCVGVGLAKELIFTGRQIDGHQAFSMGLVNHTVPQNDEGDAAYQRALTLAKEILPQAPVAVKMGKLAINRGIEVDIASGMAIEGMCYAQNIPTRDRQEGMAAFREKRPPRFIGK; translated from the exons ATGATGCggctggggcgggcgggggcccgggcgctgcgcgggccgCTGCGCtgggggcccggcggggccgcgccggcgcggggcgcggaggtGCTGGTGGGCGCGCCCGGCGGGGAGAGCGGCG GTATTGCTGAAATCCTAATGAACCGACCCCACGCAAGAAATTCATTGGGAAAAGTATTTGTAAATGAA CTGTTCAGTGCTCTGGAACGTCTCCGCTTCGATGAGAAGGTTCGTGTGGTGGTGTTCAAAAGTGAAGTTAAAGGTGTATTTTGTGCTG GTGCAGACCTAAAGGAACGTGAAAAGATGGATGACGCAGAAGTCGGGCTCTTTGTTAAAAGGCTGAGAAATCTCATGgatgaaatag CTGCACTGCCTGTACCCACGATTGCTGCAATAGATGGCTATGCTTTGGGTGGTGGACTGGAACTGGCGTTGGCTTGTGACCTTCGAGTAGCAG cttCATCAGCTAAAATGGGCCTTATTGAGACCACAAGAGGGCTTCTTCCTGGAGCAG GTGGAACCCAGCGCTTGCCCAGATGTGTTGGAGTAGGCCTTGCAAAGGAGCTCATTTTCACGGGTAGACAGATTGATGGACACCAGGCCTTCTCGATGGGCTTAGTAAATCACACAGTGCCACAGAATGATGAGGGCGATGCAGCTTACCAGAGAGCATTAACTTTGGCTAAAGAAATCCTTCCTCAG gctcCAGTTGCTGTGAAAATGGGAAAACTGGCAATAAACAGAGGAATAGAg GTTGACATTGCGTCAGGGATGGCTATCGAGGGGATGTGTTACGCCCAG aatatTCCCACGAGAGACCGTCAGGAAGGGATGGCTGCCTTCAGGGAGAAAAGACCACCTCGGTTTATTGGCAAATAA